ATACATAAACGCTAAAATAAGGATAAACACTTTTGGCAATTTAAGCCTATCCAATCCTTTTAAAAGTTCCTGAAACTTCGAAGTTGCAGAAAGTATTGTTAAAATTAATATTGATAAAAATGCCTTTATCAGAACATTTTTAAAAACTATCAAACCATTCCCGCCAAGAAATGGAACAAATATTACAATCAGTATCACGAAAGGTAAAATAGAATATAAACTTTTTAAGAAATGTAAAATAGGTACCTTGCTCATAAAAATTATAAGAAATGTTACCAGAAAATAACCAAAAAATTGGATATTAGCAGATGGAGGTGTTAAAATAATAAAGATAATCATTATCAAAAATGATATAAGTTTTATTCGAGGGTCTAACCGGTGAATAAAACTATTTAAATCTGAGTATTTATCAATATATAAATGGTCCATAAATGTTCTCTATTTCTTCTTTCTGAAAATGTAGCCAA
This Elusimicrobiota bacterium DNA region includes the following protein-coding sequences:
- the cbiQ gene encoding cobalt ECF transporter T component CbiQ produces the protein MDHLYIDKYSDLNSFIHRLDPRIKLISFLIMIIFIILTPPSANIQFFGYFLVTFLIIFMSKVPILHFLKSLYSILPFVILIVIFVPFLGGNGLIVFKNVLIKAFLSILILTILSATSKFQELLKGLDRLKLPKVFILILAFMYRYIFVLIDEKMRAERAIASKYFGKKIFLQFKVLGHIIGSLFINTFERAERIYIAMCSRLFDGEIKTQNNLKIKLSDTVFLIIFITILFGIKFL